One genomic region from Streptomyces sp. NBC_01304 encodes:
- a CDS encoding acyltransferase family protein yields the protein MKLPFRTEVEGLRAVAVLAVVGFHAGVPYFSGGYVGVDVFFVISGFLITGLLLKEIRQTGRVRISEFYARRARRILPSAAVVLAATLVAGWLILPPLRHPDLAWDAITSALNVANWQFIGHNTDYMAAGQAQSPLLHFWSLAVEEQFYLLLAPLLWLLARYFRRLIAPVLILVTAGSFVLSLYWTQLNQPLAYMASPARAWQFGLGGLLALLAWAPRQTRKRPRKFPAHALGILGVGAIGASIVQFTSKTPFPGWAAVLPTLGAVAVIWGGASGVVGRLLSVKPMRVIGQVSFAWYLWHWPVLTLAEAAAGELSWPVKTALAVSSLLPAWLTTRFVERPLRYARGLSVGARPGLNLGLTATILPVVVALTVGSSSLNAMATDVTNLQLVGAKRGPSLVTEPVREGGPVPAPFHAAKDFPLTPGCQVGPEGTTSPKCLFGNTTSPDRIVLFGDSHATEWFPVAEAIAKRHNWSVEVLTKSGCPVPKMDVYNPQLGRTYTECDTWRANTLQRISAEPKPKMIMVGSLNQYDPPEAMAAGWKQTLKTLTATGAPVVYLRDHPIPGKDIPACVSGAADDLSQCAFPAASALRPDPVADHPPKGVTVVDVVDALCPPGQMCPAVKDGILLYRDNSHLTNTAATLLAPRVEEQIRRLRVLD from the coding sequence ATGAAGCTGCCTTTCCGAACCGAAGTCGAGGGCCTGCGGGCCGTCGCGGTCCTGGCAGTCGTCGGATTCCACGCCGGCGTCCCGTACTTCAGCGGCGGATACGTCGGAGTGGACGTCTTCTTCGTCATCTCCGGATTCCTGATCACAGGCCTGCTGCTCAAGGAGATACGACAGACCGGGCGCGTACGCATCTCTGAGTTCTACGCACGTCGAGCGCGCCGCATCCTGCCCTCGGCGGCGGTGGTCCTTGCCGCGACGCTGGTCGCAGGCTGGTTGATTCTGCCGCCGCTGCGGCACCCCGATCTGGCGTGGGACGCCATCACGTCCGCTCTCAACGTCGCCAACTGGCAGTTCATCGGGCACAACACCGACTATATGGCGGCCGGGCAAGCGCAGAGTCCACTGCTGCACTTCTGGTCGCTGGCGGTGGAGGAGCAGTTCTATCTGCTGCTCGCCCCGCTGCTGTGGCTCCTGGCCCGCTACTTCCGTCGCCTGATCGCCCCCGTGCTGATCCTCGTGACCGCGGGATCGTTCGTGCTCAGCTTGTACTGGACCCAGCTCAACCAGCCTCTCGCCTATATGGCCTCCCCCGCGCGGGCGTGGCAGTTCGGACTTGGCGGCCTGCTCGCCCTGCTCGCGTGGGCGCCGCGTCAGACGCGTAAGAGGCCCCGGAAGTTTCCCGCCCACGCGCTGGGAATTCTGGGCGTGGGAGCGATCGGCGCTTCCATCGTGCAGTTCACCTCCAAGACGCCGTTCCCCGGCTGGGCGGCTGTGCTTCCCACCCTGGGTGCGGTGGCCGTGATCTGGGGCGGCGCCTCCGGGGTCGTCGGCCGGCTCCTTTCCGTCAAGCCGATGCGGGTGATCGGTCAGGTGTCCTTCGCCTGGTACCTGTGGCACTGGCCGGTCCTCACACTGGCCGAGGCCGCCGCCGGAGAGCTGTCCTGGCCCGTCAAGACCGCCCTCGCCGTGTCCAGCCTTCTGCCGGCCTGGCTGACGACCCGATTCGTCGAGCGACCGTTGCGGTACGCGCGCGGCCTCTCCGTCGGTGCTCGTCCCGGTCTCAATTTGGGGCTTACCGCCACGATCCTGCCGGTTGTCGTCGCCCTGACAGTGGGCAGCAGCTCGCTCAACGCGATGGCCACCGATGTGACGAACCTGCAGCTGGTGGGGGCGAAACGCGGCCCCAGCTTGGTCACCGAGCCCGTGCGCGAAGGCGGCCCCGTGCCCGCCCCCTTCCACGCGGCGAAGGACTTTCCTCTGACGCCCGGCTGCCAGGTCGGCCCCGAGGGAACGACAAGCCCTAAGTGCCTATTCGGCAACACAACCTCACCGGACCGCATCGTGCTGTTCGGCGATTCCCACGCGACCGAGTGGTTCCCCGTAGCCGAGGCCATCGCCAAGCGGCACAACTGGTCCGTGGAGGTCCTCACCAAATCGGGCTGCCCAGTACCGAAGATGGACGTGTACAACCCGCAGCTCGGGCGTACGTACACGGAGTGCGACACCTGGCGTGCCAACACGCTGCAACGCATCAGCGCGGAACCCAAACCTAAGATGATCATGGTCGGTTCGCTTAACCAGTACGACCCTCCCGAGGCCATGGCCGCCGGTTGGAAGCAGACACTCAAGACCCTTACCGCCACCGGCGCGCCCGTCGTGTACCTCCGGGACCACCCCATCCCGGGCAAGGACATTCCGGCGTGCGTCTCGGGTGCCGCCGACGATCTCTCGCAGTGCGCGTTCCCGGCCGCGAGCGCCTTGCGACCGGACCCGGTCGCCGACCATCCGCCCAAGGGCGTGACCGTGGTGGACGTCGTCGATGCCCTCTGCCCGCCTGGACAGATGTGCCCGGCGGTCAAGGACGGCATCCTGCTGTACCGCGACAACTCACACCTGACCAACACTGCGGCCACGCTGCTTGCCCCTCGAGTGGAGGAGCAGATACGACGCCTCAGGGTCCTCGACTGA
- a CDS encoding glycosyltransferase family 2 protein: protein MGTSGTLAPPALSAPPAGIVSPPSDVELYAYLGPQRRWVLTCMSAAYVFAGTTLFLFAMRTPLLFGFLAVLAMNSIAWFLALMDGQSRRRVRKSRHVALVRRWEPAVMPSMDVFLPSCGEPLDVLRNTFHHVSRLEWYGRLRVWVLDDAGSHDVRLLAAEFGFEYRSRPNRGYLKKAGNLNYALGQCDGEFITIFDADFCPRPDFLWHLMPYFDDPGIGIVQSPHCFDTGPEQTWIERASGASQEIFFRWLMPSRDANGATICCGSCAVYRRSALDIIDGFAKIEHSEDMYTSFAMQENGFSTKYVPVQIAKGLSPDTLSAAVNQQYRWCLGNLQLMASRRFYQLKMPWRARVGYFSGFANYIAQAINVFVLPLPMAIMYFSAPEDIRAWHILPLLVHAWVFLVLLPSVATTRWRFEVFRGTTLFCLAHGVALVHLLKGRHSEWVPTGAAGRRSPLAHTVSKIAVCWFSVSNLLLGGGAVYAVLHTGLVHMWSSLIFVGAYACITVPLIREAQLALRPSPVRARKSA from the coding sequence ATGGGGACGAGTGGAACTCTTGCGCCGCCTGCGCTGAGCGCTCCGCCCGCCGGCATCGTCTCGCCGCCGTCCGACGTGGAGCTGTACGCCTATCTCGGACCACAACGGCGCTGGGTGCTTACGTGCATGTCCGCCGCGTACGTCTTCGCAGGCACGACGCTCTTCCTGTTTGCGATGCGCACACCACTGCTGTTCGGGTTTCTGGCGGTTCTGGCAATGAACAGCATTGCCTGGTTTCTGGCTCTCATGGACGGGCAGAGCAGGCGTCGCGTGCGCAAGTCACGCCACGTTGCACTCGTGCGCCGGTGGGAGCCGGCTGTCATGCCGAGCATGGACGTCTTCCTGCCCTCCTGCGGCGAACCCCTCGATGTGCTGCGTAATACCTTTCACCACGTCTCACGGCTCGAGTGGTACGGGAGGCTGCGAGTGTGGGTCCTGGACGACGCGGGCTCGCACGATGTCCGGCTGCTCGCCGCAGAGTTCGGGTTCGAATACCGCAGCCGCCCCAATCGCGGATACCTGAAGAAGGCCGGGAACCTCAACTACGCGCTTGGGCAGTGCGATGGGGAATTCATCACGATCTTCGACGCGGACTTCTGTCCTCGGCCGGACTTCTTGTGGCACCTCATGCCGTACTTCGATGACCCGGGAATCGGCATCGTGCAGAGCCCGCACTGCTTCGACACGGGGCCCGAACAGACCTGGATCGAGCGGGCATCGGGTGCGAGCCAGGAAATCTTCTTCCGCTGGCTGATGCCGTCGCGAGATGCCAACGGAGCCACCATCTGCTGCGGCTCATGCGCTGTTTACCGTCGCTCCGCGCTCGACATCATCGATGGCTTCGCCAAGATCGAGCACAGCGAGGACATGTACACGAGCTTCGCCATGCAGGAGAACGGCTTCAGTACCAAGTACGTCCCCGTACAGATCGCCAAGGGCTTGTCCCCGGACACGCTGTCCGCCGCGGTCAATCAGCAGTACCGGTGGTGCTTGGGAAATCTGCAGCTCATGGCGAGCCGGCGCTTCTACCAGTTGAAAATGCCGTGGCGTGCGCGGGTCGGCTACTTCAGCGGCTTCGCCAACTACATCGCCCAGGCCATCAACGTGTTCGTTCTGCCGCTACCGATGGCCATCATGTACTTCTCCGCGCCTGAGGACATACGGGCGTGGCACATTCTGCCTCTGTTGGTGCATGCCTGGGTGTTCCTCGTACTGCTGCCCTCAGTGGCCACGACCCGCTGGCGCTTCGAGGTCTTCAGGGGAACCACGCTGTTCTGCCTCGCTCATGGGGTGGCGCTCGTACACCTGCTGAAGGGGCGGCACAGCGAGTGGGTTCCGACCGGCGCGGCGGGACGGCGTTCCCCGCTCGCCCACACGGTCAGCAAGATCGCGGTCTGCTGGTTCTCGGTGAGCAATCTGTTGCTCGGCGGGGGCGCCGTCTACGCGGTGCTCCACACAGGCCTGGTGCACATGTGGAGTTCGTTGATCTTCGTGGGCGCCTATGCCTGCATCACGGTGCCTCTGATCCGCGAGGCCCAGCTCGCCCTCCGTCCGTCTCCCGTCCGTGCAAGGAAATCAGCGTGA